The genomic interval TCGCCGGTGAGGTGACGGTCTGATGTTCGCCGCGGAAGTCTACAGATTCCCGATGGCGTCGCCCGACGATGTCGGACCGCTACGGGCGATCTTCGATAGGGGCGCGCTCAGAGCGGACGAAGTCGTCGCGATCATCGCGAAGACGGAGGGGAACGGCCGGGTCAACGACTTCACCCGGCAGTACGCGGTGGAGTCGTTCGCGCGGTGTCTGGCCGGCTCGATGGGAGCTTCGATGGAAGATATCAGGGGGCGCGTCGCCCTGGTGGGCTCGGGCGGATGCGAAGGCGTGATGACCCCGCACGCCGTCGTGCTGGCGCGGCGCGTCACGCGCGGGCCGGGCGCCGGCGGCAAGCGCCTCGCCGTCGGCGTCGGCTTCACACGAGAGCTTCTGCCCGAGGAAGTAGGCACGCTGGAGCAGGTGCACGCGGTCGCCGCGGCCGTCAAGGACGCGATGACCGGCGCAGGCATTGCGGAAGCCGGCGACGTGAAATACGTCCAGGTGAAGTGCCCGCTCCTTACCTCGGAGCGGATCAACGCGGCCCGCGACCGCGGCAGAAAGGTCAAGACAACCAACACGCTGGCCTCGTTGGGCTTCTCCAACGGGGCCAGCGCTCTGGGGGTGGCCATCGGGCTGGGCGAAATCCCGCCGGGCGAGGTGCGGGAGGCCGACATCTGCGCGCGGGAGGATCTCTTCTCGCGCTACGCATCGAGCTCAGCCGGCGTCGAGCTGATGCACGGGGAGGTCGTGCTCATCGGCAACGCCGCGGAGTGGGACAGCCCCTACCGCGCCGGGCACGCGATCTTACAAGATCTCATCGATGCGGACGGCGTGCGCACCGCGCTGCGCGATGCCGGTCTGGATTTTGAGTGCTCTCCGGGCCCCGCGGACCGCCGCCGCATCGCGGCAGTGTTTGCCAAGGGGACGGTGTCCGTCGACGGCAGGGTACGCGGCCGCCGCACGACGCTGCTCACCGACTCCGATCTGAACACCCGTCCCGCGCGCGCGGTCCTGAATGCCGTCGTGGCGTCGGTCGTCGGCGACCCGGCGGTCTACGTCTCGGCCGGATGGGGATATCACCAGGGTCCCGTCGGCGGAGGCCTGGTTTCGGCGATCGTGCGGGTCGAGGACAAGGGCTGAACCGGGCAACGCCCGGCTGATAGGCCATGACGGGCGCGCTGCGGTTTCGGCTGATCGGGCCGTGACGGACGTGCTCCGGTTCGGAGTGTATTTGCCCGCATACGTGCTCCCCGGCGAGCCGCCCCCCACCGTTGCCTTCCTTCAGGATTTCGCACGGCGAGCGGAAGACCTCGGCTTTGACAGCCTCTGG from bacterium carries:
- a CDS encoding ring-opening amidohydrolase, whose amino-acid sequence is MFAAEVYRFPMASPDDVGPLRAIFDRGALRADEVVAIIAKTEGNGRVNDFTRQYAVESFARCLAGSMGASMEDIRGRVALVGSGGCEGVMTPHAVVLARRVTRGPGAGGKRLAVGVGFTRELLPEEVGTLEQVHAVAAAVKDAMTGAGIAEAGDVKYVQVKCPLLTSERINAARDRGRKVKTTNTLASLGFSNGASALGVAIGLGEIPPGEVREADICAREDLFSRYASSSAGVELMHGEVVLIGNAAEWDSPYRAGHAILQDLIDADGVRTALRDAGLDFECSPGPADRRRIAAVFAKGTVSVDGRVRGRRTTLLTDSDLNTRPARAVLNAVVASVVGDPAVYVSAGWGYHQGPVGGGLVSAIVRVEDKG